A single window of Watersipora subatra chromosome 9, tzWatSuba1.1, whole genome shotgun sequence DNA harbors:
- the LOC137405154 gene encoding uncharacterized protein, translating into MSAAALTKKFLATDFLTEEENFFECLCAVLEEFIATKNPIFPRQDIIVQLMKVLTGSSNIQLIKLVLTTLIEFSDSSTTYSAEFVKRLLISHKIVRILCLVLSSNRLYKDKMLSELSLSLLRRLSDILLPVEMSIVLTDILPLCVSLCNVKKQILFAFRPAIKQKLTELVINKSVVMQEQLYETGVTQEKCDLMLSLFGCK; encoded by the exons ATGTCCGCGGCGGCGTTAACCAAAAAGTTTCTGGCTACTGATTTCTTGACAGaagaagaaaatttttttgaatgCCTCTGTGCAGTCCTTGAGGAGTTTATTGCCACAAAAAACCCCATATTTCCTCGGCAG GACATCATTGTGCAGCTGATGAAGGTACTGACTGGTTCGTCGAACATTCAGCTCATCAAGTTAGTGCTGACCACCCTTATCGAGTTTTCTGATTCGTCTACTACATATAGTGCAGAGTTTGTCAAGCGTCTTCTCATCTCTCATAAGATTGTCAGG ATACTATGTCTAGTGTTGTCTAGCAACCGGCTCTACAAAGACAAGATGCTGTCGGAGTTGTCTCTCTCACTACTTAGGAGGCTGAGTGATATCCTGTTACCCGTTGAGATGTCTATAGTGCTCACAGACATTCTTCCTCTCTGCGTCTCACTCTGCAATGTCAAGAAGCAGATCCTTTTTGCTTTTCGTCCAGCCATTAAGCAGAAG TTAACAGAGCTGGTGATCAACAAAAGTGTGGTGATGCAGGAGCAACTCTATGAAACTGGTGTTACTCAAGAGAAATGCGATCTCATGCTCTCGCTTTTTGGCTGCAAGTAA